Part of the Candidatus Gorgyraea atricola genome, CGGTGCAAGACCTCTGAGATAAAGGTCTGGTATTTTACGCCTAGTTTTCGGGCTTTTTCTTTTATGCTATTTAGATCATGGCTGTTTACCCTGATATGCAGAATCGCGTCTTTTTTGCGTGCTGCCAAGGCCTCTGCGATACGCGAGAACTCCGCTTTACTTATATCTATATACTTCCCATTAATCAGATCGTCTTCTGTAGCCTTCTCTTGCCTTGTTAATCGTATGCGTCTCATTTAAGCGCTCCTTTTTTATACATTCGGGTGTATTTTCTGCTAGGATAAAGCGTCTTTAGGAAAGTGTACGATTTATCCTCTACAAAAGGTACTGCCCATATATAATTTTTATATTCAAAAAGCATCATATTTTGATTTTCCTTTTGAGGATGCTTTTTAATGGCAACAAGCCTCGCCTCTACAACATCCTCAAAAGAAGCCCCTCGCACTCTCTTTAACCTTTTACTTTTCAGCGAACTCCATTTAAACTCTTTCAATAGCCTTCTATCTGTATATACAAGTGTATCACAAATAGCCTCCTGTGTCAATTATTTTCCTCTACTATATTAGACACATCTGGAGGGCGATTTTCTTTCAAGAAAAATTACTTTTTTGTAATTTTTCGCAGTCTCGCCGAAGCCAAGCACGAAAGTTGCTTGGCGCAGGCGGGCAATTATTTTAGGAAATTTAAAAATCGGAAGGAATTTTAAATACTAGGATGTCCCCAATTGTCCTATCCTTATTTAAAATTCTTTACAGGAAGTTTGATGGTAAAAACTGCGCCCTTACCATATTCAGAATCGCAAGTGATTGTGCCGTGATGCATCTCGATAAAGTCTCTTATTACATATAGGCCTAAACCGCTCCCTTTATATGCAGTTGCTTTTGTTGTAAAGTAAGGCACGAAAAGTTTTCTTTGGCTTCCCTTCCTTATGCCTATCCCATTATCCTTTATCTGAATTATGAGACTTTGGCTTTCTTGTTTCAGGATTGCTTTTACCCTGCCTTGATATTGAGTTATTTTTTCCTTTGAGGCGCAATCTATAGCGTCAAAGGCATTATCTATCAGATTATAGAAACAGTCCTGTAATAAAGCCTCACTTGCAAAGATATCAGGAATTTCATTTAAAATAACCAATTCAAATTTAGGCTCTCTGAATCCTTTAAGGGCTGAATGTGAGCGGCTTATCAGAACAAGACGGTATGTATCTTTAATTAACTCGGGGACATTTATCTTCTGAAACTCAACTTTAGCCTTGGACCTTTTGAGTATTGCAGAAGTTATTTCTTTACCTTTATAAACCTCCTTATCTATAAGTTCCAGGCTATTCTTTATATCCCTCAAGGATCTTTTTACGTCTTCGTTCCGCAGTTCGTCAATTTTTATATTTTCAAGCTTTAAAAGAGCTATCTCTGCTGAAGAACCTATGCTGACTAACCGGTTATTGAACTGATGACTTGCGCCTGGGGCCATATCTGCTAAGGCCTGTCTGCGGGAACGCTCAGCCAAGATTGACTTCTCTTTCTGATGAAATTGCGCATTCTCAATGGCCAAGGCGGCTTCATTAGAAAGGACCATAAGAAGATTTAGATCCTCATGGCTAAACGCTGAGTTTGATCTTCGATCAGATAACACTAAAAAACCCAAGAGGTCATTACGTAAAAAAGACGGAATTACTGTGTTTGTCTTTAGCCTAGAAAGAGTGCTGAGTAATCCCTTTATATGAGCAGAAGGGCCTCTGGATACAAAGAGCTTCACTTCCTCAGCTACAATCGGAAGCCTTCTTAGATAAAGATCTTTAATTAATGGAGAATGTTCAGAAAATTCTGCAGGGGGCTTTATATGCTCTTCGAGCTGCCAGAAACTTTTCAGGACATATTGATTGGTCTCCGCGTCATGTAAATATATTAAAGCAAATTTAATCTTTAGAATTTTAATCAACTGGTGCACTATTAACTTTAAAAGCTTATCTAAATTTGCAAAGCGAAGCATATTGTGTGAGAGCCTTCTTAGTGCCTCCTGAGACTTAAACTCCTCGGCTCTCAGCCTGGATTCAATCCTTCGCTGTAACTTAATATAAATAAACGGCCCTGCGCTGGCTAATATCGTTAATAAAAACATTGGTAAAAGCCACCAGTTGGAACTGATTCTGGAAAGAGGCGCTTTAGCCATAGCGCCTATTCCAAAGGGAACTCCTAATACCAGAATATAAACAAAAGTAAAAATTCCTGCGCGGGTAAGTGCTACCTTTATATCCATAAGGCGATATCTAAAAATGGCATATGTCATAATTACAGGATATAGGCATATTGTAAAATGTAAGGTTGGATAGATGTCTATATTAAATACCATTAAGAAAGCTGTACCTCCTCCGGTAAATGCCAGAGCTGATGCTAAAAGAAAATACCTAAGCTGCATACGTTTTAATCCGCTAGAGATCTTGAGATATTTTAAGCCATAATAATGCGCCCAGACTGTGGAAAAGAAAAAGAAAGCAACAAAAAGAGGATAAGCTGGTCCTGGCGGGGAATCTACGTAAAAAGAGTTAAAAACATACCTTAAATTGATAATGAATACCTTAGTAAGGCCTAGCCAATCTGTAATATTTAATACAAAGAATATTCCTCCTATCATGTAACTTGCGAAAACAATTTTTTTCTTTTTTATCTCTAAAAATTCTAAAATAAAATGGATAAAGAAAACAGGTATTAAGATAACTCCGACATGACCGACCCGTATCCAGAAAAATACGGCTTCCTGATCCAGTGTTGTAGAAAACTTAAAGGCCCCTAATCCCCAGATAGCAATAGCCAGATTAAGAACAGCAAATATCTTATTGAAGAATTTTTTGCCTTTGACCCAAGAAAATACAGCAAATATGAACGAAATAACGCATGTTAATAAACCTGATAATGCAAAAAGATTCACTTACTATGTCTCCTTATCTTGAAAAGCCTTTTCTCTAGTATGCACCCTTGCCCGAATGTGAGGCTCTAAAAACTCATCGGAGGTTATTCCTGCGCATATACCAATCTCACCTGCCAAAAGTGTCGCAGCTATAATCTCTGCAAATTTCTTTGATTTTCCGTTGCCATAACAACCTATCATCTCTAAGCATTCCCGCTGTGTCCCTAAAGCCGTACCTCCTCCTACTGTTCCCACTAAAATGTTGGGTAATTTTAATGCGGTGTACAGATCTCCTGAATCTAGCATCTCTAACATCGTTATACCTATACATGCATTTACTATATGCGCTGCGTCTTGCCCGCAGGCAATAGAAACAGCTGCCAGGCCATTTGCAAAATGGGCATTAGGGCCGACTATCCCTGCGTGAAAACTTCCAAGAGCCCACGAATGCCATGCGCGAGATATCTCTTTTGGAGATGAATTCAGATGTCTTCTAACAATCTTCTCCTGTAATATAGCTTCTGCGGAGACCTCCTTACCATAGCCAATTAAAAGATTAACACCAGAAGCCTTTTTCTCGGAAGATAAATTCGAGCGTAAAAGATATTTCTCTATCTTTACGTGTCCTGATATAAATTTGCATATCTTATCTGTAGCAATACCAATCATGTTGGCGCCCATGGCATCTTCCGTGTAATAAGAAAACTTGAGCGCTACCCTCCGCCCCATTATATAAGGGGTGATTGACATCAGCTTCCCATGCCCTGTAGCTTCTTTGACCTTTTCGCTTAAAAGATTGAAATTATCACGCGTCCACTTAATAAATCCTTCCGCATCTTCCAAGTTCTTTAGTAAAAAAATAGGATCGATGTGGTTTTCATCCTTATGGATACCTATTTTTACTCCTCCCGCCTTAGTAATGGCAATCGCCCCACGCTGATAAGTTGATAGTAATGCGCCCTCTGTAGTAGCAAAAGGTACATAAAAAGTACCCTTTGCATACTCTCCATTAATCTTTAACGGACCCACAATACCAAGCGGAACCTGAGAAACACCTATAAAATTTTCTATATTTCCTTTAACATCCGTGGACTTTATAGAATAATGGGAAATATGAGAAAATTTTGTATTTGT contains:
- a CDS encoding CopG family antitoxin, with protein sequence MRRIRLTRQEKATEDDLINGKYIDISKAEFSRIAEALAARKKDAILHIRVNSHDLNSIKEKARKLGVKYQTFISEVLHR
- a CDS encoding toxin, yielding MKEFKWSSLKSKRLKRVRGASFEDVVEARLVAIKKHPQKENQNMMLFEYKNYIWAVPFVEDKSYTFLKTLYPSRKYTRMYKKGALK
- a CDS encoding hydroxymethylglutaryl-CoA reductase produces the protein MSEKIIRIPHDARKNYDEDFVKERREWLSAKTNTKFSHISHYSIKSTDVKGNIENFIGVSQVPLGIVGPLKINGEYAKGTFYVPFATTEGALLSTYQRGAIAITKAGGVKIGIHKDENHIDPIFLLKNLEDAEGFIKWTRDNFNLLSEKVKEATGHGKLMSITPYIMGRRVALKFSYYTEDAMGANMIGIATDKICKFISGHVKIEKYLLRSNLSSEKKASGVNLLIGYGKEVSAEAILQEKIVRRHLNSSPKEISRAWHSWALGSFHAGIVGPNAHFANGLAAVSIACGQDAAHIVNACIGITMLEMLDSGDLYTALKLPNILVGTVGGGTALGTQRECLEMIGCYGNGKSKKFAEIIAATLLAGEIGICAGITSDEFLEPHIRARVHTREKAFQDKET
- a CDS encoding ATP-binding protein; the encoded protein is MNLFALSGLLTCVISFIFAVFSWVKGKKFFNKIFAVLNLAIAIWGLGAFKFSTTLDQEAVFFWIRVGHVGVILIPVFFIHFILEFLEIKKKKIVFASYMIGGIFFVLNITDWLGLTKVFIINLRYVFNSFYVDSPPGPAYPLFVAFFFFSTVWAHYYGLKYLKISSGLKRMQLRYFLLASALAFTGGGTAFLMVFNIDIYPTLHFTICLYPVIMTYAIFRYRLMDIKVALTRAGIFTFVYILVLGVPFGIGAMAKAPLSRISSNWWLLPMFLLTILASAGPFIYIKLQRRIESRLRAEEFKSQEALRRLSHNMLRFANLDKLLKLIVHQLIKILKIKFALIYLHDAETNQYVLKSFWQLEEHIKPPAEFSEHSPLIKDLYLRRLPIVAEEVKLFVSRGPSAHIKGLLSTLSRLKTNTVIPSFLRNDLLGFLVLSDRRSNSAFSHEDLNLLMVLSNEAALAIENAQFHQKEKSILAERSRRQALADMAPGASHQFNNRLVSIGSSAEIALLKLENIKIDELRNEDVKRSLRDIKNSLELIDKEVYKGKEITSAILKRSKAKVEFQKINVPELIKDTYRLVLISRSHSALKGFREPKFELVILNEIPDIFASEALLQDCFYNLIDNAFDAIDCASKEKITQYQGRVKAILKQESQSLIIQIKDNGIGIRKGSQRKLFVPYFTTKATAYKGSGLGLYVIRDFIEMHHGTITCDSEYGKGAVFTIKLPVKNFK